One region of Esox lucius isolate fEsoLuc1 chromosome 17, fEsoLuc1.pri, whole genome shotgun sequence genomic DNA includes:
- the ruvbl1 gene encoding ruvB-like 1 produces MKIEEVKSTTKTQRIASHSHVKGLGLDEAGNAKQNAAGLVGQENAREACGIIVELIRSKKMSGRAVLLAGPPGTGKTALALAMAQELGNKVPFCPMVGSEVYSSEIKKTEVLMENFRRAIGLRIKETKEVYEGEVTELTPCETENPMGGYGKTISHVIIGLKTGKGTKQLKLDPSIYESLQKERVEVGDVIYIEANSGAVKRQGRCDTFATEFDLEAEEYVPLPKGDVHKKKEIIQDVTLHDLDVANARPQGGQDILSMMGQLMKPKKTEITDKLRAEINKVVNRYIDQGVAELVPGVLFVDEVHMLDIECFTYLHRALESTIAPIVVFASNRGNCLIRGTEDISSPHGIPLDLLDRVMIIRTMLYTPQEMKQIIKIRAQTEGINISEEALSHLSEIGTKTTLRYATQLLTPASLLGRVQGKEGVEREQVEEINELFYDAKSSAKILQDQQHKFMK; encoded by the exons ATGAAGATAGAGGAAGTGAAAAGCACCACGAAAACACAGCGTATCGCGTCTCACAGCCATGTGAAAGGACTCGGGCTAGACGAGGCCGGGAACGCAAAGCAAAATGCGGCTGGGCTTGTTGGACAGGAGAACGCCAGAGAG GCTTGTGGTATTATTGTTGAGCTGATCCGCTCAAAGAAGATGTCAGGAAGGGCAGTTTTACTGGCTGGACCTCCCGGTACAGGAAAG ACTGCCCTGGCTTTAGCTATGGCACAGGAGCTGGGCAACAAGGTGCCCTTCTGCCCCATGGTGGGCAGTGAGGTCTACTCTTCTGAGATCAAGAAAACAGAGGTGCTCATGGAGAACTTTAGGAGGGCCATAG GCCTGCGTATTAAGGAAACCAAGGAGGTGTATGAGGGTGAGGTGACGGAGCTGACGCCCTGTGAGACAGAGAACCCCATGGGTGGTTATGGGAAGACAATTAGCCACGTCATCATCGGATTGAAGACCGGCAAGGGCACCAAGCAGCTCAAG cTGGACCCCAGTATCTATGAAAGCCTTCAGAAGGAACGGGTGGAGGTGGGAGATGTCATCTATATTGAAGCAAACAGTGGAGCTGTTAAG agACAAGGTCGATGTGACACGTTTGCCACAGAGTTTGACCTGGAGGCTGAGGAGTATGTGCCGTTGCCCAAGGGAGACGTCCACAAGAAGAAAGAGATCATTCAAGACGTCACACTCCACGACCTGGATGTGGCCAATGCTAGACCTCAG GGAGGACAAGACATTCTGTCTATGATGGGACAACTGATGAAGCCCAAGAAGACTGAGATCACAG ACAAGCTGCGGGCTGAGATCAACAAGGTGGTGAACCGCTACATTGACCAGGGCGTGGCTGAGCTGGTTCCCGGGGTGCTGTTTGTGGATGAGGTGCACATGTTGGACATCGAGTGTTTCACCTACCTGCACCGAGCCTTGGAGAGTACCATCGCTCCCATCGTCGTGTTCGCTTCCAATCGGGGCAACTGCCTCATCAG gGGGACGGAGGACATCAGCTCTCCTCATGGCATTCCCCTCGATCTGCTGGACAGAGTCATGATCATCCGCACCATGCTGTACACACCCCAGGAAATGAAGcag ATTATTAAAATCCGTGCTCAGACGGAGGGCATCAACATTAGTGAGGAGGCACTCAGTCACCTATCAGAGATTGGAACCAAAACCACCCTCAG GTATGCCACGCAGCTGCTGACCCCAGCCAGTCTGTTAGGCAGAGTCCAGGGGAAGGAAGGAGTGGAGCGGGAGCAGGTGGAGGAGATCAACGAACTGTTCTACGATGCCAAGTCCTCCGCCAAAATTCTCCAAGACCAGCAACACAAGTTCATGAAATGA
- the mustn1a gene encoding musculoskeletal embryonic nuclear protein 1a: MLGWTGQIGKDKAERLRQRAAVILAIYTLLQSVVMSQPEDGEEGQLKRPEVSAEDLIGAKDNLSSEGKLKGKTIQVMEECERMGKAAPSVFSNVRSGGETVFNKPQARPIRK; encoded by the exons ATGTTAGGCTGGACAGGACAAATAGGGAAAGATAAAGCTgaaagactgagacagagagcagCAGTGATTCTAGCAATATACACACTACTTCAGTCAGTTGTCATGTCACAG CCAGAAGATGGGGAGGAGGGACAGCTGAAGCGTCCTGAGGTGAGCGCGGAGGATCTGATTGGAGCGAAGGATAACCTGAGCTCCGAAGGAAAGCTGAAGGGCAAAACCATACAAGTGATGGAGGAGTGCG AGCGTATGGGTAAAGCTGCCCCGTCTGTGTTCAGCAATGTGCGTTCAGGGGGAGAGACCGTCTTCAACAAGCCCCAAGCTCGACCAATCAGGAAGTAG
- the rft1 gene encoding protein RFT1 homolog: MSTQDVLKNASTLASYNVLLQVMFRVLTFLLNAFTLRFVSKELIGVVNVRLTLLYSTLVFLSREAFRRACLSGGTDHNWRQVINLLWLTLPLGVLWASLLVCVWLWLLEVPDPHTIPHYGPAVGLFALSALQELLAEPLWVLAQAHMFVRLKVIAESLAMVAKCILTVVLVVSAPQWGLYIFSAAQLVYTGFLVLCYVVYFLRFLGSEEANSKCFPLQRMADLLPARVEGKLLIDWTLARLTWSFFKQSFLKQILTEGERYVMTFLSVLNFGEQGVYDIVNNLGSMVARFIFLPIEDSFYVFFAKVLTRGQHIRQQKQEEVAIAAEVLECLLKLVLVIGLIITVFGYAYSHLALDIYGGSMLSSGAGPSLLQCYSCYVLLLAVNGVSECFVFAAMSKEEVDRYNIVMLALSVSFLLLSYVLTWWAGAIGFILANCLNMGLRISHSLLYIHRYFLSSQWRPLHGLKPSPLVMLALGLSATLTSLSEGMFCCDGGWLLRLAHIAVGAGCLLGVLVTVLLTETKLVQFVQTQLLPRYGKKHT; encoded by the exons ATGAGTACCCAAGATGTGTTGAAGAATGCCTCCACTCTTGCATCATACAATGTCTTACTTCAG GTCATGTTTCGTGTGCTCACTTTTTTGCTAAACGCTTTTACACTGCGCTTTGTATCCAAAGAGCTGATTGGCGTAGTCAACGTTAG GTTGACTCTTCTATATTCCACATTGGTCTTCTTGTCCAGAGAGGCCTTCAGGAGAGCCTGTTTGAGCGGTGGAACAGATCACAACTGGAGACAAGTCATCAACCTGCTATGGCTGAC GTTGCCGCTGGGCGTACTGTGGGCTTCcctcctggtgtgtgtgtggctgtggcTCCTGGAGGTTCCCGATCCTCACACCATCCCCCACTACGGACCTGCTGTGGGGCTCTTTGCCTTGTCTGCGCTGCAGGAGCTGCTGGCTGAGCCGCTCTGGGTCCTGGCTCAGGCCCACATGTTTGTCAGATTGAAAGTGATTGCTGAGAGCCTGGCCATGGTGGCGAAGTGCATTTTGACAGTGGTGCTGGTGGTCTCTGCTCCTCAGTGGGGGCTCTACATCTTCTCGGCTGCTCAG CTGGTCTACACAGGTTTCCTGGTCCTGTGCTATGTTGTCTACTTCCTGCGCTTCCTAGGTTCTGAGGAGGCCAACAGcaaatgtttccccctccagCGTATGGCAGATCTGCTGCCTGCCAGAGTGGAAGGAAAG CTGCTGATTGACTGGACATTGGCCAGGCTGACATGGAGCTTTTTCAAGCAGTCCTTTCTGAAGCAGATTCTGACGGAGGGCGAGCGTTACGTCATGACCTTCCTCAGTGTGCTGAATTTTGGGGAGCAGGGAGTGTATGACATTGTCAACAACCTGGGATCCATGGTGGCCCGCTTCATCTTCCTGCCCATCGAGGACAGTTTCTATGTCTTCTTCGCTAAAGTCCTGACGAGGGGGCAACACATTAGGCAACAGAAGCAG GAGGAGGTTGCCATAGCAGCTGAGGTTCTAGAGTGTCTGCTGAAGCTGGTTCTTGTGATTGGTCTGATCATTACAGTGTTTGGCTATGCATACTCTCACCTGGCCCTTGACATCTATGGGGGATCTATGCTGAGCAGTGGTGCAG gGCCCAGTCTGTTACAGTGCTACAGCTGCTATGTTCTACTTCTGGCCGTTAATGGAGTGTCGGAGTGCTTTGTCTTTGCTGCTATGAGTAAAGAAGAGGTTGACAG GTATAACATAGTGATGCTTGCCCTGTCCGTGTCCTTCCTCCTCCTGTCGTACGTGTTGACATGGTGGGCAGGGGCCATCGGCTTCATCCTGGCTAACTGTCTGAACATGGGCCTGCGTATCTCACACAGCCTGCTCTACATCCATCGCTACTTTCTTTCCAGCCAGTGGAGGCCCCTTCACGGCCTTAAGCCCTCCCCACTTGTAATGCTGGCCCTGGGTCTCAGCGCGaccctcacctccctctctgaG GGTATGTTCTGTTGTGATGGAGGATGGTTGCTAAGGCTGGCTCACATCGCCGTGGGAGCTGGGTGTCTTCTTGGTGTACTGGTCACTGTCCTTCTCACAGAGACCAAACTTGTTCAGTTTGTCCAGACCCAGCTGTTACCTCGCTATGGGAAGAAACACACATAG